Proteins encoded together in one Entelurus aequoreus isolate RoL-2023_Sb linkage group LG20, RoL_Eaeq_v1.1, whole genome shotgun sequence window:
- the LOC133635683 gene encoding protein Bouncer-like, producing MVPGSDSSWTGSIMSASQLVFLLCCLPLANCLLCYTCLFPAVSPLDCLKFPQECPAGQRCLSSVATGRRGALQVTMYEKSCAVPSQCGLSGQKYASGLYFNYTNVCCNTDLCNGAAGVLRRGGAALCLLPALGLLLA from the exons ATGGTTCCAGGGAGCGATAGTAGTTGGACTGGAAGCATCATGTCTGCCTCACAgctggtttttctcctgtgttgtCTTCCCTTGGCAA ATTGCCTGCTGTGTTATACCTGTCTATTCCCCGCCGTTTCTCCTCTGGACTGCCTGAAGTTTCCACAGGAGTGTCCGGCCGGACAGCGCTGCCTATCGAGTGTCGCCACGGGCAGGCGAG GCGCCCTTCAAGTGACCATGTACGAGAAGAGCTGCGCCGTTCCCTCCCAGTGCGGTCTGAGCGGACAGAAATACGCCAGCGGCCTCTATTTCAACTACACCAACGTTTGCTGCAACACGGACCTGTGCAACGGAGCCGCCGGGGTCCTCAGGCGGGGCGGAGCCGCACTCTGCCTGCTGCCTGCACTCGGCCTCCTGCTGGCCTGA